A genomic segment from Amycolatopsis camponoti encodes:
- a CDS encoding polynucleotide kinase-phosphatase, whose protein sequence is MKLTVPDMSLVVLVGASGSGKSTFARTHFAPTQVLSSDFFRGLVADDENDQSASAEAFDALHYVAAKRLAAGRMTVIDATNVQRASRASLVKLAKEHDVLPTAIVLDLPLGVCVERNASRPERDFGDHVVRRQRGELQRSLKSLEREGFRRVHVLRSEAEVAEAEIAVEPLRNDKRDLTGPFDVIGDVHGCAAELEELLGELGYVDGVHPAGRTAVFVGDLVDRGPDTPGVLRRVMGMAASGDALVVCGNHEQKLVRALHGRKVNAAHGLAESLEQLAAESEEFRRQAHEFCDGLIAHYVLDGGDLVVAHAGLPERYHGRASGRVRSMALYGDTTGETDEYGLPVRLPWARDYRGSAMVLYGHTPTLEPEWVNNTMCLDTGAVFGGKLTALRYPEREVVSVKAHQVWYEPSRPLDASRPLGGREPAVLELADVTGKRIVQTAHHGRVGVSAEQSAAALEVMSRFAVDPRWLAYLPPTMAPCSTSARDDYLEHPEEAFAEYRAAGVESVLCEEKHMGSRAVVLVCRNDAGSRRFGIEGGGAVYTRTGRPFFSTAQNATLLDDVRSAAGGLFDELESDWLLLDAELLPWSAKAGGLIADQYASVGAAAQAVLPAAVSALTTAFARGIDVSDLLRRTATRSSTVESYRDAYRRYCWPTAGLDGVRLAPFQLLASEGATYHDRPHSWHLSVLDGLAGPRFQRTRTRSVDLLDAASVAQGVAWWEELTAAGGEGMVVKPSANLTRGARGLVQPGVKVRGREYLRIIYGPDYTLPANLDRLRKRGLNRKRMLALREYALGLEALERVARGEPLWRVHECVFAVLALESDPVDPRL, encoded by the coding sequence GCTGACCGTTCCCGACATGTCGCTCGTCGTGCTCGTCGGCGCTTCCGGCTCCGGGAAGTCGACGTTCGCGCGCACGCACTTCGCGCCGACGCAGGTGCTCTCCAGCGACTTCTTCCGCGGGCTCGTCGCCGACGACGAAAACGACCAGTCGGCGTCGGCCGAAGCGTTCGACGCGCTGCACTACGTCGCGGCGAAGCGGCTCGCGGCCGGGCGGATGACCGTCATCGACGCGACGAACGTCCAGCGCGCTTCGCGGGCGAGCCTGGTGAAGCTCGCGAAGGAGCACGACGTGCTGCCCACGGCGATCGTGCTCGACCTGCCGCTCGGCGTCTGCGTCGAGCGCAACGCTTCGCGCCCCGAGCGCGACTTCGGCGACCACGTCGTCCGGCGCCAGCGCGGCGAGTTGCAGCGGTCGCTGAAGTCGCTGGAGCGCGAAGGATTCCGGCGCGTGCACGTGCTGCGGTCCGAGGCCGAGGTGGCCGAGGCGGAGATCGCCGTCGAGCCGCTGCGCAACGACAAGCGCGACCTGACCGGGCCGTTCGATGTGATCGGCGACGTCCACGGCTGCGCGGCCGAGCTCGAGGAGCTGTTGGGCGAGCTGGGGTACGTCGACGGCGTCCACCCGGCCGGGCGGACAGCGGTGTTCGTCGGCGACCTCGTCGACCGCGGCCCGGACACCCCCGGCGTGCTGCGGCGCGTGATGGGGATGGCCGCGTCCGGCGACGCGCTGGTCGTGTGCGGCAACCACGAGCAGAAGCTGGTGCGCGCGCTGCACGGCCGGAAGGTCAACGCCGCGCACGGGCTCGCGGAGTCGCTGGAGCAGCTCGCCGCGGAAAGCGAGGAGTTCCGCCGGCAGGCCCACGAGTTCTGCGACGGCCTGATCGCGCACTACGTCCTCGACGGCGGCGACCTGGTCGTCGCGCACGCCGGGCTGCCCGAGCGCTACCACGGGCGCGCGTCCGGGCGGGTCCGCAGCATGGCGCTCTACGGCGACACGACCGGCGAGACCGACGAATACGGCCTGCCGGTGCGGCTGCCGTGGGCGCGCGACTACCGCGGGTCGGCGATGGTCCTGTACGGGCACACGCCGACGCTGGAGCCGGAGTGGGTCAACAACACGATGTGCCTCGACACCGGCGCCGTGTTCGGCGGGAAGCTGACCGCGCTGCGCTACCCGGAGCGCGAAGTCGTCTCGGTGAAGGCCCACCAGGTCTGGTACGAGCCTTCACGGCCTCTCGACGCTTCGCGGCCCCTCGGCGGACGTGAGCCGGCGGTCCTGGAGCTGGCCGACGTCACCGGGAAGCGGATCGTGCAGACCGCGCACCACGGCCGCGTCGGCGTCTCGGCGGAGCAGTCGGCGGCGGCGCTGGAGGTGATGAGCCGGTTCGCGGTCGACCCGCGGTGGCTGGCCTACCTGCCGCCGACGATGGCACCGTGCTCGACGTCGGCCCGGGACGACTACCTGGAGCACCCGGAGGAGGCGTTCGCCGAGTACCGGGCGGCGGGCGTCGAGTCGGTGCTGTGCGAGGAGAAGCACATGGGCTCGCGGGCCGTGGTCCTGGTGTGCCGGAACGACGCCGGTTCCCGGCGGTTCGGCATCGAGGGCGGCGGCGCGGTGTACACGCGGACCGGGCGGCCGTTCTTCTCGACCGCGCAGAACGCGACGCTGCTGGACGACGTGCGGTCGGCGGCCGGCGGGCTGTTCGACGAGCTGGAGTCGGACTGGCTGCTGCTCGACGCCGAGCTGCTGCCGTGGAGCGCGAAGGCGGGTGGGCTGATCGCGGACCAGTACGCGTCGGTCGGCGCGGCGGCCCAGGCGGTGCTGCCGGCGGCGGTCTCCGCGCTGACGACGGCGTTCGCGCGCGGCATCGACGTCTCGGACCTGTTGCGGCGCACGGCAACGCGTTCGTCCACAGTGGAGTCCTATCGGGACGCCTACCGGCGGTACTGCTGGCCGACGGCGGGACTGGACGGGGTGCGGCTGGCGCCGTTCCAGCTGCTGGCTTCGGAAGGGGCGACCTACCACGACCGGCCGCATTCGTGGCACCTCTCGGTGCTGGACGGCCTCGCCGGCCCGCGCTTCCAGCGCACCCGGACGCGCTCGGTGGACCTGCTGGACGCCGCGTCGGTGGCCCAGGGGGTCGCGTGGTGGGAGGAGCTGACGGCCGCGGGCGGCGAGGGCATGGTGGTCAAGCCGTCGGCGAACCTGACCCGGGGCGCGCGCGGGCTGGTCCAGCCGGGCGTGAAGGTCCGCGGGCGCGAGTACCTGCGGATCATCTACGGGCCGGACTACACGCTGCCGGCCAACCTCGATCGGCTGCGCAAGCGCGGGCTGAACCGGAAGCGCATGCTGGCGCTGCGCGAGTACGCGCTGGGGCTGGAGGCCCTGGAGCGCGTCGCGCGGGGCGAGCCGCTGTGGCGGGTGCACGAGTGCGTGTTCGCCGTGCTCGCCCTGGAGTCCGATCCGGTGGACCCGCGGCTCTAG